The proteins below come from a single Thunnus thynnus chromosome 10, fThuThy2.1, whole genome shotgun sequence genomic window:
- the LOC137190799 gene encoding uncharacterized protein: MHWFLVVLGLLLSPQQAHSWRDERLNCKPVTSSFCQDVGYTTTLHPTGVQGFNLQQIGQIVETACSPYVATLMCRVVVPECSPEDDTRIKPCRALCEKVKTDCDSALKAKRLLWPTRLRCETLPESNCVQGREHRVIPTAPPTCQTITVPLCKDLPYTETILPNIFGHRTQEEAGVKAQVFSSLVKVECSPHLKAFVCSVYTPQCVSGKARPPCRTLCEQARSGCESLMTNFGMEWPFKCETYTTESCERVQEYHVIPTTRATCQPITVPLCAGLPYTETVLPNILGHKTQDDAGLEIHQFYPLVKVQCSPHLKPFLCSVYTPECVSGKARPPCRTLCEQARSGCEPLMTKFGFRWPETLRCEAFTTESCGHYGVGSSGGICEPINIPMCQGLSYNQTMSPNLLGHASQREAAVKMSFFNSIMQTLCSADARFFMCTVYAPRCVAGEVQWPCRSLCEKAKNGCDSMMSSFGVSWPDELQCNSFPEEMCITVDSRPEMLDAVGVLARLNAGGFSVRGKSLSLRTARQLLILMDADKSGDLDVLEFFKLEHYVAVTRREYVESYEGRNPPSVTETQMKKSLSTHKFNLDDETFRVLWHESSSQGGIEYDEFVTVLTKLQILRDRFQAHLLSLPCDCEVASFSFKQFLKSAII, from the exons ATGCATTGGTTCTTGGTGGTTTTGGGTTTGCTGCTGTCTCCTCAGCAGGCACATAGTTGGAGAGATGAAAGGCTAAATTGCAAGCCAGTAACTTCAAGCTTTTGTCAAGATGTGGGCTACACTACTACCCTCCATCCGACTGGAGTTCAAGGCTTCAACCTGCAGCAGATTGGTCAGATTGTGGAGACGGCCTGTTCACCATATGTTGCAACACTCATGTGTCGTGTTGTTGTGCCTGAATGCAGCCCGGAGGACGACACTCGGATAAAACCTTGCCGTGCTCTCTGTGAGAAGGTCAAGACAGACTGCGACTCTGCCCTCAAAGCGAAGAGGTTGCTCTGGCCGACGAGGCTCCGATGTGAAACTTTACCAGAGTCTAATTGTGTCCAG GGTCGAGAACACCGTGTTATTCCAACTGCACCTCCAACATGTCAGACAATCACTGTCCCTCTCTGCAAAGACCTGCCTTACACTGAAACCATCCTGCCCAACATTTTTGGCCACAGAACTCAGGAGGAGGCAGGCGTGAAAGCACAAGTGTTTTCTTCACTTGTGAAAGTGGAGTGCTCCCCTCACCTGAAGGCTTTCGTATGCTCCGTCTACACTCCTCAGTGTGTGTCAGGAAAAGCTCGCCCTCCCTGCAGGACACTGTGTGAGCAGGCACGGTCCGGCTGTGAATCACTGATGACCAACTTTGGCATGGAGTGGCCATTCAAGTGTGAAACATATACCACCGAATCATGTGAACGG GTTCAAGAATACCATGTTATTCCAACCACCCGTGCAACATGTCAGCCAATCACTGTCCCTCTCTGCGCAGGCCTGCCGTACACAGAAACTGTCCTGCCCAACATTCTTGGCCACAAGACTCAGGATGATGCAGGTCTGGAAATACATCAGTTTTATCCACTTGTAAAAGTGCAGTGCTCCCCTCATCTGAAGCCTTTCTTGTGCTCCGTCTACACTCCTGAGTGTGTGTCAGGAAAAGCTCGTCCTCCCTGCAGGACGCTGTGTGAGCAGGCACGGTCCGGCTGTGAGCCACTGATGACTAAGTTTGGCTTTCGGTGGCCAGAAACACTTAGGTGTGAAGCATTTACCACGGAGTCCTGTGGACAT TATGGAGTGGGCAGCAGCGGAGGAATCTGCGAGCCGATAAACATACCGATGTGCCAAGGCTTGTCCTACAACCAGACGATGTCTCCGAACCTTCTAGGACACGCAAGTCAAAGAGAAGCTGCAGTGAAGATGTCCTTTTTCAATTCGATCATGCAAACTTTGTGCTCAGCAGATGCACGCTTCTTCATGTGTACAGTGTACGCCCCCCGGTGTGTGGCAGGGGAAGTACAGTGGCCCTGCAGGTCACTCTGTGAGAAAGCCAAAAATGGCTGTGATAGTATGATGTCCAGTTTTGGCGTTTCCTGGCCAGACGAGCTGCAATGTAACTCATTCCCTGAGGAAATGTGTATAACA gTAGACAGCAGGCCTGAg ATGCTGGATGCTGTAGGTGTTCTTGCTAGGTTGAACGCCGGTGGTTTTTCTGTTCGTGGCAAAT CCCTGAGTCTCAGGACAGCCCGCCAACTGTTGATTCTCATGGAT GCGGACAAGTCTGGAGACCTGGATGTTTTGGAGTTCTTCAAACTGGAGCATTATGTGGCTGTTACCAGGAGGGAGTATGTGGAGAGCTATGAGGGGAGGAATCCACCCTCTGTCACTGAAACCCAGATGAAAAAGTCTCTGTCTACCCACA AATTCAATTTAGACGATGAAACCTTCAGAGTTCTGTGGCACGAATCCAGCTCCCAAGGTGGTATTGAGTATGATGAGTTTGTGACAGTCCTGACAAAACTTCAAATCCTCAGAG ATCGTTTCCAGGCCCATCTGCTGAGTTTGCCATGTGACTGTGAGGTCGCCAGCTTCTCTTTCAAGCAG